One window from the genome of Sphaerotilus microaerophilus encodes:
- a CDS encoding LysM peptidoglycan-binding domain-containing protein: MILRHRRAALALGAAALTVLGGWASTAAAFPNYPITEGQRRTANEVAQAGVPLSELAPDAPDAYVVKRGDTLWDISKLFLRRPWRWPELWGMNMAQIRNPHLIYPGQRLVLVRKDGRAYLQFDDQPGVVKLSPRARASDVDGGAIAAIPLHLIQPFLNDAVVLDGNEFETAPRIVAGREGRVLLGRGDSAYVRGELTPRRDWRVFRNAKPLKDPVTAEVLGYEAAYVGSAEYVRAGSTVTAADGQTEIVPATFTLTTLRQEAGAGDRLAPTGPRDEPNFVPHAPAQPVQGAVVSIYGDGLSAGQNQIVAINRGRRDGMEAGHVLAVLRTGERVTDREDPARAQLKLPDEAHGQLFVFRVFERVSYALILTAQTAVRVGDRCTQP, encoded by the coding sequence ATGATCCTGCGCCACCGCCGAGCCGCCCTGGCCCTGGGGGCCGCTGCCCTGACCGTGCTGGGCGGCTGGGCCAGTACCGCCGCGGCATTTCCGAATTATCCGATCACCGAAGGTCAGCGGCGCACCGCCAATGAGGTGGCCCAGGCGGGCGTGCCATTGTCGGAGCTGGCGCCGGATGCCCCCGACGCCTACGTCGTCAAGCGCGGCGACACGCTCTGGGACATCTCCAAGCTCTTCCTGCGCCGTCCGTGGCGCTGGCCGGAGCTCTGGGGCATGAACATGGCGCAGATCCGCAACCCGCACCTGATCTACCCGGGCCAGCGCCTGGTGCTGGTGCGCAAGGACGGCCGCGCCTACCTGCAGTTCGACGACCAGCCGGGCGTGGTCAAGCTCTCGCCGCGGGCGCGTGCCAGCGACGTGGACGGTGGCGCGATCGCCGCGATCCCGCTGCACCTGATCCAGCCCTTCCTGAACGATGCGGTGGTGCTGGACGGCAACGAGTTCGAAACGGCACCGCGCATCGTCGCCGGCCGTGAGGGCCGGGTGCTGCTGGGCCGGGGTGACAGCGCCTACGTGCGCGGAGAGCTGACGCCGCGGCGCGACTGGCGGGTGTTCCGCAACGCCAAGCCGCTGAAGGATCCGGTGACCGCCGAGGTGCTGGGCTACGAGGCCGCCTACGTGGGCAGCGCGGAGTACGTGCGGGCCGGGTCGACGGTCACTGCGGCGGATGGCCAGACCGAGATCGTGCCGGCCACCTTCACGCTGACCACGCTGCGCCAGGAGGCGGGGGCGGGCGACCGGCTTGCGCCAACCGGCCCGCGCGACGAACCGAACTTCGTGCCGCATGCCCCGGCCCAGCCGGTGCAGGGAGCGGTGGTGTCGATCTACGGCGACGGCCTGTCGGCCGGGCAGAACCAGATCGTCGCGATCAACCGCGGCCGGCGCGACGGTATGGAGGCCGGCCATGTGCTGGCGGTGCTGCGCACCGGCGAGCGGGTGACGGACCGCGAGGATCCTGCGCGCGCCCAGCTCAAGCTGCCCGACGAGGCGCATGGCCAGCTGTTCGTGTTCCGCGTGTTCGAGCGCGTGTCCTACGCGCTCATCCTCACCGCGCAGACCGCGGTGCGCGTCGGCGACCGCTGCACCCAGCCCTGA
- the def gene encoding peptide deformylase, with product MSLLPILRYPDPRLQTVAKPVASVDERIRRLVDDMFETMYDARGIGLAATQVDVHEQVIVIDVSEDRNEPLVLINPVLTWTSEELLTGEEGCLSVPAIYDKVQRHARVRVRALDRRGQSRELEADEILAVCVQHEMDHLRGRVFVDLLSALKRNRIRSKLLKKQRDDDRSPHGPAL from the coding sequence ATGAGCTTGCTGCCGATCCTCCGCTACCCCGACCCTCGCTTGCAAACGGTTGCAAAACCGGTCGCCAGCGTGGACGAGCGCATCCGCCGCCTTGTCGACGACATGTTCGAGACGATGTACGACGCCCGTGGCATCGGCCTGGCAGCGACGCAGGTGGACGTGCACGAGCAGGTGATCGTGATCGACGTGTCCGAGGACCGCAACGAGCCGCTGGTGCTGATCAACCCCGTGCTGACCTGGACCAGCGAGGAGCTGCTCACCGGCGAGGAGGGCTGCCTGTCGGTCCCCGCGATCTATGACAAGGTGCAGCGCCACGCCCGCGTGCGGGTACGTGCGCTCGACCGCAGGGGCCAGAGCCGGGAGCTGGAGGCGGACGAGATCCTGGCCGTGTGCGTGCAGCACGAGATGGATCACCTGCGCGGGCGCGTCTTCGTGGACCTCCTGTCCGCGCTCAAGCGCAACCGCATCCGCAGCAAGCTGCTGAAGAAGCAGCGCGACGACGACCGCAGCCCGCACGGGCCGGCACTGTGA
- the secF gene encoding protein translocase subunit SecF, whose amino-acid sequence MEFFRIRRDIPFMRHALVFNVISFLTFLAAVFFLFTRGLHLSVEFTGGTVMEVEYAQAADMGRVRETVQALKLGEVQVQKFGTSRDVLIRLPLRADVKQTEVVSRVFAQLCSTEKGTVSQRQTTSDKGEVTTRQVCEAAGAEPVKLSRSEFVGPQVGKELAEDGLKALAFVVVGIVVYLAFRFEWKFAVAAIIANLHDVIIILGFFAFFQWEFSLSVLAAVLAVLGYSVNESVVIFDRIREAFRKYRKMTTREVIDHAITSTMSRTIITHGSTQMMVLSMLLFGGPTLHEFALALTIGILFGIYSSVFVAAAIAMWLGVKREDLVSGTGRKDHDPNDPNAGAVV is encoded by the coding sequence ATGGAATTTTTCCGGATCCGGCGCGACATCCCGTTCATGCGGCATGCGCTGGTGTTCAACGTCATCTCGTTCCTCACCTTCCTCGCCGCGGTGTTCTTCCTGTTCACCCGTGGCCTGCACCTGTCGGTGGAGTTCACCGGTGGCACGGTGATGGAGGTCGAGTACGCCCAGGCCGCTGACATGGGCCGGGTGCGCGAGACGGTGCAGGCGCTCAAGCTCGGCGAGGTGCAGGTGCAGAAGTTCGGCACCTCGCGCGACGTGCTGATCCGCCTGCCGCTGCGCGCCGACGTCAAGCAGACCGAGGTGGTGAGCCGCGTCTTCGCGCAGCTGTGCAGCACCGAGAAGGGCACGGTGTCGCAGCGCCAGACCACCAGCGACAAGGGCGAGGTCACCACCCGCCAGGTCTGCGAGGCCGCGGGCGCCGAGCCGGTGAAGCTCTCGCGCAGCGAGTTCGTCGGCCCGCAGGTGGGCAAGGAATTGGCCGAGGACGGCCTGAAGGCACTGGCCTTCGTCGTCGTCGGCATCGTGGTCTACCTGGCCTTCCGTTTCGAATGGAAGTTCGCCGTGGCGGCCATCATCGCCAACCTGCACGACGTGATCATCATCCTGGGCTTCTTCGCCTTCTTCCAGTGGGAGTTCTCGCTCTCCGTGCTGGCGGCGGTGCTGGCGGTGCTGGGCTACTCGGTCAACGAGTCGGTGGTGATCTTCGACCGGATCCGCGAGGCCTTCCGCAAGTACCGCAAGATGACCACGCGCGAAGTGATCGACCACGCGATCACCAGCACGATGAGCCGCACCATCATCACCCACGGTTCGACGCAGATGATGGTGCTGTCGATGCTGCTGTTCGGCGGCCCGACGCTGCACGAGTTCGCGCTGGCACTGACGATCGGCATCTTGTTCGGCATCTACTCATCGGTGTTCGTGGCCGCGGCCATCGCGATGTGGCTGGGCGTCAAGCGCGAGGACCTCGTCTCCGGCACCGGACGCAAGGACCACGACCCGAATGACCCGAATGCAGGGGCGGTGGTGTGA
- the dprA gene encoding DNA-processing protein DprA, with translation MDRGSADPVATPPVSALGPDELHDWLRLLETPGVGRTSARRLLAAFGSPAGVFDASPASWREVAGAAAAQALAKVPASLGELNARTQAWLQVAPNRQVLTLGDADYPASLLELADPPLLLYAEGRLDRLAEPALAIVGSRNPSAQGLANARAFASSLSAAGVVVVSGLALGIDGAAHEGALEAVGAGGAGTIAVLGTGLDAVYPRRHVALAQRVAGQGLLLSEYSLGTPPIAAHFPLRNRLIAGLSLGTLVVEAALQSGSLITARLAVEAGREVFAIPGSIHSPQVKGCHALIKQGAKLVEQTQDILDELQQLRSGRAGLAAARYLKVNGNGNGRATEPREGEAPAGAPGPSSQALQAPQGMLDLRPAAGAGVDGEDPVLAALGWSPATLEVLQVRCGLSATELSVRLLELELLGEVARLPGQLFQRQAQS, from the coding sequence ATGGACCGCGGGAGCGCTGACCCGGTCGCCACTCCACCCGTGTCGGCGCTCGGCCCTGACGAGTTGCACGACTGGCTGCGCCTGCTCGAAACCCCGGGCGTGGGTCGCACCTCGGCGCGGCGGCTGCTGGCGGCTTTTGGCAGCCCGGCCGGGGTGTTCGATGCATCGCCCGCGTCCTGGCGCGAGGTGGCCGGTGCCGCGGCAGCCCAGGCACTGGCCAAGGTGCCGGCCTCGCTGGGCGAGTTGAACGCGCGAACCCAGGCCTGGCTGCAGGTTGCGCCGAACCGGCAGGTGCTCACGCTGGGCGATGCCGACTACCCGGCCAGCCTGCTGGAACTGGCCGATCCGCCACTGCTGCTCTACGCCGAGGGCCGTCTCGACCGCTTGGCCGAGCCGGCGCTGGCCATCGTCGGCAGCCGCAACCCGAGCGCCCAGGGGCTGGCGAATGCGCGTGCCTTCGCGTCATCGCTCAGCGCCGCCGGGGTGGTCGTGGTGTCCGGGCTGGCGCTGGGCATCGACGGGGCGGCGCACGAGGGCGCGCTGGAGGCAGTCGGGGCGGGTGGGGCTGGCACCATCGCGGTGCTCGGCACCGGACTGGATGCGGTCTACCCGCGCCGCCACGTTGCGCTGGCCCAGCGTGTGGCGGGGCAGGGCCTGTTGCTGAGTGAGTACAGCCTCGGCACGCCGCCGATCGCCGCGCACTTCCCGCTGCGCAACCGGCTGATCGCCGGCCTGAGCCTGGGCACCCTGGTGGTGGAGGCCGCGCTGCAGTCCGGCTCGCTGATCACGGCCCGGTTGGCGGTGGAGGCCGGGCGGGAGGTCTTTGCGATTCCCGGCTCGATCCACAGCCCGCAGGTCAAGGGCTGCCATGCACTCATCAAGCAGGGTGCCAAGCTGGTCGAGCAGACGCAGGACATCCTGGACGAACTGCAGCAGCTGCGCAGCGGCCGGGCCGGTCTGGCCGCTGCCCGCTATCTGAAAGTGAATGGGAACGGGAATGGGCGGGCGACAGAGCCCCGTGAGGGCGAGGCGCCGGCCGGTGCGCCGGGTCCGTCCTCTCAGGCTTTGCAGGCGCCGCAGGGCATGCTTGACCTCCGGCCGGCGGCGGGCGCCGGGGTGGATGGCGAGGATCCGGTGCTGGCTGCACTGGGCTGGAGCCCCGCCACGCTGGAGGTGCTGCAGGTGCGCTGCGGCCTGTCGGCCACCGAACTGAGCGTGCGCCTGCTGGAGCTCGAACTGCTCGGCGAGGTGGCCCGCCTGCCCGGGCAACTGTTCCAGCGCCAGGCCCAAAGCTGA
- the secD gene encoding protein translocase subunit SecD encodes MNRFPWWKYLILAIAVAVGLLYTLPNFFGEAPAVQVSSGKATVKVDAAVTEQVRQTLATAGLKPDFVQQEGTSVRARFTDTDAQLKARDALAKALNPDAGNPSYIVALNLVSRSPQWLTSMRALPMYLGLDLRGGVHFLMQVEMKSALTKKAESLTGDIRTLLRDKNLRHAGIARVGNTVEVRLRDAESQPKILELLNDQLPDLQWTPTTEGSDQKLVGALKPAAERRVQEQALTQNINTLHNRINELGVAEPVIQQQGLDRVVVQLPGVQDVAKAKDIIGRTATLEVRLVDDSTEAQAALSGSGPVPFGTEKYAERGERQIIVKRQVLLTGENLTDAQPGFDDNHQPAVHLTLDARGARIFRDVTRENVGKRMAILLFEKGKGEVVTAPVIRTEIGGGRVQISGAMTPVEAADTALLLRAGSLAAPMEIIEEKLVGPSLGAENIAKGFDSVLYGFLAVGAFMCAYYLLFGVFSTLALAVNLLLLVAVLSMLQATLSLPGMAAIALVLGMAIDSNVLINERVREELRNGTSPQMAIHLGYERAWATILDSNVTTLIAGVALLAFGSGPVRGFAVVHCLGILTSMFSAVFFSRGLVNLWYGRQKRLQKVSIGQVWRPAPEPGSAVATPKS; translated from the coding sequence ATGAACCGCTTTCCCTGGTGGAAGTACCTGATCCTGGCCATCGCGGTGGCGGTGGGCCTGCTCTACACGCTGCCGAACTTCTTCGGCGAGGCACCGGCCGTGCAGGTCTCCAGCGGCAAGGCCACCGTGAAGGTCGATGCCGCGGTGACCGAGCAGGTGCGCCAGACCCTGGCGACGGCCGGCCTGAAACCGGACTTCGTGCAGCAGGAAGGCACCTCGGTGCGCGCCCGCTTCACCGACACCGACGCCCAGCTCAAGGCCCGCGACGCGCTGGCCAAGGCGCTCAATCCCGATGCGGGCAACCCGAGCTACATCGTCGCGCTGAACCTGGTGTCGCGCTCACCGCAGTGGCTGACTTCGATGCGCGCGCTGCCGATGTACCTCGGCCTGGACCTGCGCGGGGGCGTGCACTTCCTGATGCAGGTCGAAATGAAGTCGGCGCTGACCAAGAAGGCCGAGTCGCTCACCGGCGACATCCGCACCCTGCTGCGCGACAAGAACCTGCGCCACGCCGGCATCGCCCGCGTCGGCAACACCGTCGAGGTGCGCCTGCGCGACGCCGAGAGCCAGCCGAAGATCCTCGAACTGCTCAACGACCAGCTGCCCGACCTGCAGTGGACCCCGACCACCGAAGGCAGCGACCAGAAGCTGGTGGGCGCGCTCAAGCCCGCCGCCGAGCGCAGGGTGCAGGAGCAGGCGCTCACACAGAACATCAACACCCTGCACAACCGGATCAACGAGCTGGGCGTGGCCGAGCCGGTGATCCAGCAGCAGGGCCTGGACCGGGTCGTGGTGCAGCTGCCCGGCGTGCAGGACGTGGCCAAGGCCAAGGACATCATCGGCCGCACCGCCACATTGGAAGTGCGCCTGGTCGATGACAGCACCGAGGCACAGGCGGCGCTGTCCGGCTCCGGCCCGGTGCCCTTCGGCACCGAGAAGTACGCCGAGCGCGGCGAGCGGCAGATCATCGTCAAGCGCCAGGTGCTGCTGACCGGCGAGAACCTCACCGACGCCCAGCCGGGCTTCGACGACAACCACCAGCCGGCCGTGCACCTGACGCTGGACGCCCGCGGCGCGCGCATCTTCCGCGACGTGACGCGCGAGAACGTCGGCAAGCGCATGGCCATCCTGCTGTTCGAGAAGGGCAAGGGCGAGGTCGTCACGGCCCCGGTGATCCGCACCGAGATCGGTGGCGGACGGGTGCAGATCTCCGGCGCGATGACGCCGGTGGAGGCCGCCGACACCGCGCTGCTGCTGCGCGCGGGCTCGCTGGCCGCGCCAATGGAGATCATCGAGGAGAAGCTGGTCGGCCCGAGCCTGGGCGCCGAGAACATCGCCAAGGGCTTTGACAGCGTGCTGTACGGCTTCCTGGCGGTGGGTGCCTTCATGTGCGCCTACTACCTGCTGTTCGGCGTGTTCTCGACCCTGGCGTTGGCGGTCAACCTGCTGCTGCTGGTGGCGGTGCTGTCGATGCTGCAGGCCACGCTGAGCCTGCCGGGCATGGCGGCCATCGCGCTGGTGCTGGGCATGGCGATCGACTCGAACGTGCTGATCAACGAGCGCGTGCGCGAGGAGCTGCGCAACGGCACCTCGCCGCAGATGGCCATCCACCTGGGCTACGAGCGCGCCTGGGCCACCATCCTGGACTCCAACGTCACCACGCTGATCGCCGGTGTGGCGCTGCTGGCCTTCGGCTCCGGCCCGGTGCGCGGCTTCGCGGTGGTGCACTGCCTGGGCATCCTGACCTCGATGTTCTCGGCGGTGTTCTTCTCGCGCGGCCTGGTCAACCTCTGGTACGGCCGCCAGAAACGCCTGCAGAAGGTCTCGATCGGCCAGGTCTGGCGACCCGCCCCGGAACCGGGCTCGGCCGTGGCCACCCCGAAGTCCTGA
- a CDS encoding DUF1631 family protein has protein sequence MAPVPPSPVLAAQARRFYYDVLMRELPRCVKAVVNGARELMTQVSNPDQVARRRDLVMDLPRQAPRWQQAMGGALGLAATPGSHGARSHAPARQPTRASELSLVDDDTIELEIIASCLALGMMDKASWEFSDLRYRMSSLERREEMEPQDLLRPLVLARAAVDGWRSAGLSIDHWRTAQALLHEEFAGLIQEGYHETNRWLIGQGVCPEVNLRPFIRRSRDTGVGASAAQGGGSGGTGSGSGAGGATSRSGGTAGSRGAASAQGSGSAPGMAEPAPRYPTPSGLNRDRIGPTPETAHQFAPTQVAGLPPGAFPRGAAAAFGDSGSSPRSLRGDVHEETRLMTRSPGLLRSIEQAEAVLGRLNRLVSRQVPEFSGSTIALPHSASPGLRAAIHEAEQAVRRRFDVSGAGAAAGGTPSQSGAAGGAAAGAAASTPTLLQELQARKQALKQAATTPVERATIEIVALMFQSLLTEERIPATVRVWFARLQMPVLRVAIAEPDFFGSIDHPARKLIDRMGACVMGFEAGNAGVSEPLEKEIKRIVQVVEAYPDTGRRVFQTVLTEFERFLENYFKTTHAAATKGVSLAQQIEQRETLAIQYTIELRKMLNEVPVHEGVREFLFHIWADVLATTAVKAGQSSESTKQMQRAAADLIWLASAKVSREERSEAIRRLPPLLKKLREGMGVAGVPNSKQDEYIQALNNSLQAAFSARTATIPTERLDELMMQLETLEDMLPDIGTVEIDESMIRDLSGHDSQELEVVSEGGSMPTPAMLAWAGEMQVGAWFKLDWRNRIDPVQLAWQGLRKQMCLFVTPQGRGIMFQRHRLASFLQAGLLVPVEEESLTVRATRDALAKLDADPDRLLH, from the coding sequence ATGGCCCCTGTCCCCCCGTCACCCGTTCTTGCTGCCCAGGCCCGGCGTTTCTATTACGACGTGCTGATGCGCGAGCTGCCGCGCTGCGTCAAGGCGGTGGTCAACGGGGCCCGCGAGCTGATGACGCAGGTCAGCAACCCCGACCAGGTGGCCAGGCGGCGGGATCTGGTGATGGACCTGCCGCGGCAGGCGCCACGCTGGCAGCAGGCCATGGGCGGCGCCCTCGGCCTTGCGGCGACCCCCGGATCCCATGGTGCGCGCAGCCACGCCCCGGCACGCCAGCCCACCCGGGCGTCCGAACTGTCGCTCGTTGACGACGACACGATCGAACTGGAGATCATCGCCTCGTGCCTTGCGCTGGGCATGATGGACAAGGCGTCCTGGGAGTTCTCCGACCTGCGCTACCGCATGTCCTCGCTGGAGCGCCGCGAGGAGATGGAGCCCCAGGACCTGCTGCGCCCGCTGGTACTGGCGCGTGCCGCAGTGGACGGCTGGCGCAGCGCCGGCCTGAGCATCGACCACTGGCGCACGGCCCAGGCCCTGCTGCACGAGGAATTCGCCGGCCTGATCCAGGAGGGCTACCACGAGACCAACCGCTGGCTGATCGGCCAGGGCGTGTGCCCTGAGGTCAACCTGCGGCCCTTCATCCGCCGCAGCCGGGACACCGGCGTGGGCGCCTCTGCGGCCCAAGGTGGCGGCAGCGGGGGTACTGGCAGCGGGTCCGGCGCGGGCGGTGCGACCAGCCGCAGTGGCGGCACGGCGGGCTCGCGGGGAGCGGCCTCGGCCCAGGGATCGGGATCTGCGCCGGGCATGGCCGAGCCGGCACCACGCTACCCGACGCCGAGCGGGCTGAACCGGGACCGCATCGGCCCGACGCCCGAGACGGCACACCAGTTCGCCCCTACCCAGGTGGCCGGCCTGCCGCCGGGCGCCTTCCCGCGCGGGGCGGCAGCGGCTTTCGGGGACAGCGGCTCATCCCCACGCAGCCTGCGCGGTGACGTGCACGAGGAAACGCGCCTGATGACGCGCTCGCCGGGGTTGCTGCGCAGCATCGAGCAGGCCGAGGCGGTGCTGGGGCGGCTCAACCGCCTGGTGTCGCGCCAGGTACCCGAGTTCAGCGGCTCGACGATCGCCCTGCCGCACTCCGCTTCACCGGGCCTGCGTGCGGCCATCCACGAAGCCGAACAGGCGGTGCGGCGACGCTTCGACGTCTCCGGAGCCGGCGCGGCCGCCGGGGGTACGCCCAGCCAGTCCGGCGCTGCTGGTGGGGCTGCTGCAGGTGCGGCGGCCTCGACGCCCACCCTGCTGCAGGAGCTGCAGGCCCGCAAGCAGGCCCTCAAGCAGGCAGCCACCACTCCGGTCGAGCGCGCCACGATCGAGATCGTCGCGCTGATGTTCCAGAGCCTGCTGACCGAGGAACGCATCCCGGCCACGGTGCGGGTCTGGTTTGCCCGACTGCAGATGCCGGTGCTGCGGGTGGCGATCGCCGAGCCGGACTTCTTCGGCTCGATCGACCACCCGGCCCGCAAGCTGATCGACCGCATGGGCGCCTGCGTGATGGGCTTCGAGGCCGGCAACGCCGGTGTCAGCGAACCGCTGGAAAAGGAAATCAAGCGCATCGTGCAGGTGGTCGAGGCCTATCCGGACACCGGCCGGCGCGTCTTCCAGACCGTGCTGACCGAGTTCGAGCGCTTCCTGGAAAACTACTTCAAGACCACCCACGCCGCGGCGACCAAGGGCGTCAGCCTGGCGCAGCAGATCGAGCAGCGCGAGACGCTGGCAATCCAGTACACCATTGAGCTGCGCAAGATGCTCAACGAAGTGCCGGTGCACGAAGGCGTGCGCGAATTCCTCTTTCACATCTGGGCCGATGTGCTGGCCACCACTGCCGTCAAGGCGGGCCAGTCCAGCGAGTCCACCAAGCAGATGCAACGCGCCGCAGCCGATCTGATCTGGCTGGCCAGCGCCAAGGTGTCGCGCGAGGAGCGCTCGGAGGCCATCCGCCGCCTGCCGCCGCTGCTGAAGAAGTTGCGCGAGGGCATGGGCGTGGCCGGCGTGCCCAACAGCAAGCAGGACGAGTACATCCAGGCGCTCAATAACTCCCTTCAGGCTGCCTTCTCGGCCCGCACCGCGACGATCCCGACCGAGCGGCTCGACGAGTTGATGATGCAGCTGGAGACGCTGGAAGACATGCTGCCCGACATCGGCACGGTGGAAATCGACGAGTCGATGATCCGCGACCTGTCCGGCCACGACAGCCAGGAGCTGGAGGTGGTGTCCGAAGGCGGCTCGATGCCCACCCCGGCGATGCTGGCCTGGGCCGGCGAGATGCAGGTGGGCGCCTGGTTCAAGCTGGACTGGCGCAACCGGATCGACCCGGTGCAGCTGGCCTGGCAGGGACTGCGCAAGCAGATGTGCCTGTTCGTGACGCCGCAGGGCCGCGGCATCATGTTCCAGCGCCACCGCCTGGCCTCGTTCCTGCAGGCCGGGTTGCTGGTGCCGGTGGAAGAGGAATCGCTGACGGTGCGCGCCACGCGCGACGCGCTGGCCAAGCTGGACGCGGACCCGGATCGCCTGCTGCACTGA
- the yajC gene encoding preprotein translocase subunit YajC codes for MFISNAYAQAAPAAAAGGSSLTSLLPLVLMFVVLYFIMIRPQMKRQKEHKAMIEAIGKGDEVVTGGGLMGKVTKVAENQIGLEIAAGVEVQCQRSSVVQVLPKGTLK; via the coding sequence GTGTTCATTTCCAACGCGTACGCACAAGCGGCCCCCGCTGCCGCCGCAGGCGGTTCGTCCCTGACCAGCCTGCTGCCGCTGGTGCTGATGTTCGTGGTGCTGTACTTCATCATGATCCGCCCGCAGATGAAGCGCCAGAAGGAGCACAAGGCCATGATCGAGGCGATCGGCAAGGGCGACGAGGTGGTCACCGGTGGCGGCCTGATGGGCAAGGTCACCAAGGTGGCCGAGAACCAGATCGGCCTGGAAATCGCCGCCGGCGTGGAAGTGCAGTGCCAGCGCAGCTCGGTGGTGCAGGTGCTGCCCAAGGGCACGCTGAAGTGA
- a CDS encoding sensor histidine kinase, giving the protein MSSPIPPSPPIPATPATPGAPTSPPPAGRWQRFSAGFLRAFHAYAGWLVSISWKRFAVLAVLLLVVTALLEDLPPFSWTITETIEHEGPSVKTPVPPASPVASGAQRREPVIRIEKARPASDSDEGVSIVIGGQGIRIVPHPKAAPSASAPSEPSAPGSGAAAAEPAVSIQVPQGADSEQVREAVQEAREAIVEAIREAREAEASGADARAQARASAPDTAGHAAPSTRKRTVKLGSRLPDMALLWIFASIIIKITYKGQLRAEAKAAVASETAEAEQLKRQLAEARMAAMQAQVEPHFLFNTLASIDHLIETDPPRASQMQKNLIALLRASMPTLRESNPSGVRELGQEMAVIRPYLEILKVRMEDRLQTELDVPEGLLSAEFPPMMLQSLVENAIKHGLEPKAEGGTLRVHAEIRHGKLVVSVADTGLGWGRAATAGTGTGLGNIRERLQLLYGARAALQTVENQPSGSIVSITVPYRAAHVDEPAAA; this is encoded by the coding sequence ATGTCCAGCCCGATCCCTCCGTCCCCCCCTATCCCGGCGACTCCGGCGACCCCGGGGGCCCCGACCTCCCCGCCGCCTGCCGGGCGCTGGCAGCGCTTTTCGGCAGGATTCCTGCGCGCCTTCCATGCCTATGCCGGCTGGCTGGTGTCGATCAGCTGGAAGCGCTTCGCCGTGCTGGCGGTGCTTCTGCTGGTCGTGACGGCGCTCCTCGAAGACCTGCCGCCGTTCAGCTGGACCATCACCGAGACCATCGAGCACGAGGGCCCGTCGGTGAAGACCCCGGTGCCGCCCGCTTCCCCCGTTGCGTCGGGCGCCCAGCGGCGCGAGCCGGTGATCAGGATCGAGAAGGCACGCCCGGCCAGCGACAGCGACGAGGGGGTCTCGATCGTCATCGGTGGCCAGGGCATCCGGATCGTGCCGCATCCGAAGGCGGCGCCCAGCGCTTCTGCACCTTCCGAACCTTCCGCACCTGGTTCGGGCGCGGCCGCCGCGGAGCCGGCCGTCAGCATCCAGGTGCCGCAGGGTGCGGACAGCGAGCAGGTGCGCGAGGCCGTTCAGGAGGCCCGCGAAGCCATCGTCGAGGCGATCCGCGAAGCCCGGGAGGCCGAGGCGTCCGGTGCCGACGCGCGAGCGCAGGCGCGCGCGTCAGCGCCGGACACCGCCGGCCACGCAGCGCCGTCCACCCGCAAGCGCACGGTCAAGCTCGGCAGCCGGCTGCCCGACATGGCACTGCTGTGGATCTTCGCTTCCATCATCATCAAGATCACCTACAAGGGCCAGTTGCGCGCCGAGGCCAAGGCCGCCGTGGCCTCCGAGACGGCCGAGGCCGAGCAGCTCAAGCGCCAGCTCGCCGAGGCGCGCATGGCAGCGATGCAGGCGCAGGTGGAGCCGCACTTCCTGTTCAACACGCTGGCGTCGATCGACCACCTGATCGAGACCGATCCGCCCCGCGCCAGCCAGATGCAGAAGAACCTGATCGCCCTGCTGCGCGCCAGCATGCCCACGCTGCGTGAATCCAACCCCAGTGGCGTGCGCGAGTTGGGGCAGGAAATGGCAGTGATCCGGCCCTACCTGGAGATCCTGAAGGTGCGCATGGAGGACCGCCTGCAAACCGAGCTGGACGTGCCCGAGGGCCTGCTCAGCGCCGAGTTCCCGCCGATGATGCTGCAGTCGCTGGTCGAGAACGCCATCAAGCACGGCCTGGAGCCCAAGGCCGAAGGCGGTACGCTGCGCGTGCACGCCGAGATCCGCCATGGCAAGCTCGTGGTCAGCGTGGCCGACACGGGGCTGGGTTGGGGGCGGGCGGCCACCGCCGGCACCGGTACCGGGCTGGGCAACATCCGCGAGCGTTTGCAGCTGCTCTATGGCGCCCGGGCCGCCCTGCAGACGGTCGAGAACCAGCCCAGCGGCAGCATCGTCAGCATCACCGTGCCCTACCGAGCCGCCCATGTGGATGAGCCCGCGGCGGCATGA
- a CDS encoding DUF494 family protein: MFDVLVFLYENYWRPDACPDHDQLSKKLTAVGFESEEIEDALSWLDGLADVAESHTGAQSERAMRVYSPAEQDHLGVGSIAFISFLESAGVLPPAMREIVVDRAMATPGAPLPLEDLKIIVLMVFWSLGEEPDALILDELFVDAEDRLIH; encoded by the coding sequence ATGTTCGACGTTCTCGTATTTCTCTACGAAAACTACTGGCGCCCGGATGCGTGCCCGGACCACGACCAGCTGTCGAAAAAGCTCACGGCCGTCGGGTTCGAGAGCGAGGAGATCGAGGACGCGCTGAGCTGGCTCGACGGCTTGGCCGACGTGGCCGAGTCCCATACCGGGGCGCAGAGCGAGCGCGCGATGCGCGTGTACTCGCCCGCTGAACAGGACCACCTGGGGGTGGGGTCGATCGCCTTCATCAGCTTCCTCGAATCCGCTGGCGTGCTGCCGCCTGCGATGCGCGAGATCGTGGTCGACCGCGCGATGGCCACGCCCGGCGCACCGCTGCCGCTCGAAGACCTGAAGATCATCGTGCTGATGGTGTTCTGGAGCCTGGGCGAGGAACCCGATGCGCTCATCCTCGATGAGCTCTTCGTGGACGCCGAGGACCGGCTGATCCACTGA